The Oncorhynchus mykiss isolate Arlee chromosome 28, USDA_OmykA_1.1, whole genome shotgun sequence genome includes a window with the following:
- the LOC110508754 gene encoding testicular spindle-associated protein SHCBP1L, producing the protein MATCAPDPLFPLEDFHDETAQKASKEHFKIPVSSEMAHEKAQSHTSTIPNSEVPSYDDGSTSFSAADAPQIVRNKVPMRRKLLAPNPDSEEPFDAKEAQVLPQIFISNKTYTYDERVALFCDHIIGQCSAEDADEAISFYIIEKLASKRTWTAVWKTSPEVLLVNCDIGDLPFVGVLVDVNCTPCEGKSLPLRVSISVAEPYSSNIANLPRELVEDVLREHDYSVPILDVYPIQGMGADVDNIAEYLEHARFFYDFLWRDWDDEEECDEYAGLIEKRIQLYYDIQDGTIPGPISERYRKTLEEYRSKRLDLTKFQTKIRGEALPGEAVECWKKYYEMSMLCGLLKFWEDLRLRSHGPFYPRIYKRRKGQRTSGRIVTHIVAQIMTTDMIKNFSADTLIQQHDSLSAALDSCFSGDTVVVFPGEYHAVALASLTDDITIKGEGERKEVLFYSDPSHDNFVASKASKVMLMNLTLVQHGTCDGIVVVESGQLTLDNCVLKCQGTGVCVLTGASLVMKNCEISGAKGAGVELYPGSIAELHRNEIHHCSNQLAKDSKGSQGGINLKVLPQPQLKLTDNHIHDNHGYGVTILVPDNLYKASEDLEQTASGDKNETDYLSKALQKLSLEITTNKLESNTKGDIGLLRKMWVNS; encoded by the exons ATGGCAACTTGTGCCCCTGATCCTTTGTTTCCTCTGGAAGATTTTCATGATGAAACAGCACAGAAAGCAAGcaaggaacattttaaaatacCTGTCTCAAGTGAGATGGCCCATGAAAAGGCCCAGTCTCATACCAGTACTATTCCGAACAGTGAGGTGCCAAGCTATGATGATGGTTCAACATCATTCTCTGCTGCTGACGCTCCTCAAATCGTAAGGAATAAAGTCCCTATGAGAAGGAAACTTCTGGCGCCAAATCCTGACAGCGAAGAGCCATTTGATGCTAAAGAGGCCCAAGTCTTGCCACAAATCTTCATCTCCAACAAGACATACACCTACGATGAACGTGTTGCTCTCTTTTGCGATCATATTATTGGCCAGTGTTCT GCAGAGGATGCAGATGAAGCTATAAGTTTCTACATAATAGAAAAACTTGCCAGCAAACGCACTTGGACTGCAGTGTGGAAAACTTCCCCAGAAGTCCTGTTGGTAAACTGCGATATTGGGGACCTGCCATTCGTGGGTGTGCTTGTCGAC GTCAACTGTACACCATGCGAAGGAAAAAGCCTCCCTCTTCGAGTGTCCATTTCTGTGGCAGAACCATATTCCTCAAACATTGCCAACTTACCAAGAGAGTTGGTTGAAGATGTGTTGAGGGAACATGACTACTCTGTGCCAATCTTGGATGTCTACCCCATACAAGGGATGGGAGCTGATGTAGACAACATTGCAGAGTATCTGGAACATGCAAG GTTTTTCTACGATTTTCTCTGGAGGGACTGGGATGATGAGGAGGAATGTGACGAGTACGCAGGACTCATTGAGAAACGCATACAGCT GTATTATGACATTCAGGATGGAACCATCCCTGGTCCAATCAGCGAGCGATACCGCAAGACCCTGGAGGAGTACCGAAGCAAACGACTGGACTTGACAAAATTCCAGACCAAAATCCGTGGGGAGGCCTTACCAGGGGAGGCTGTGGAGTGCTGGAAAAAATACTACGAAATGTCAATGCTTTGTGGGCTCCTGAAGTTCTGGGAAGACCTGCGACTCAG GAGCCATGGACCCTTCTATCCAAGGATCTACAAACGCAGAAAGGGGCAGAGAACATCTGGAAGGATTGTGACACACATTGTTGCCCAGATAATGACAACAGACATG ATCAAGAACTTCTCGGCGGACACTCTGATCCAGCAGCATGACAGTCTGTCAGCCGCTCTGGACTCCTGCTTCTCTGGGGACACGGTGGTGGTCTTCCCAGGAGAGTACCACGCAGTTGCGCTGGCATCCCTCACAGACGACATCACAATAAAGG gagaaggagaaaggaaaGAGGTGCTGTTCTACTCTGACCCATCCCATGACAACTTTGTGGCGTCCAAAGCCTCCAAGGTGATGCTCATGAACCTGACATTGGTGCAGCATGGAACCTGTGATGGCATTGTTGTGGTGGAGTCGGGACAGTTGACCCTGGACAACTGTGTGTTGAAGTGTCAAGGCACAGGAGTGTGTGTCCTGACTGGAGCCTCTCTGGTCATGAAGAACTGTGAGATATCTGGTGCAAAG GGTGCAGGGGTGGAGTTGTACCCTGGCAGCATTGCAGAGCTGCATCGGAATGAAATCCATCACTGCAGCAACCAGCTGGCGAAAGACTCGAAAGGTTCACAGGGTGGAATCAATCTCAAG GTTCTCCCTCAGCCCCAGCTGAAGCTGACCGACAATCACATTCATGATAACCACGGGTATGGCGTGACCATTCTTGTTCCTGACAATCTGTACAAAGCGAGTGAGGACCTGGAGCAGACAGCCAGTGGGGACAAGAACGAGACAGATTATCTTTCCAAGGCCCTGCAGAAACTCAGTTTGGAGATCACCACAAACAAACTGGAGTCAAACACCAAGGGCGATATAGGATTGCTGCGCAAAATGTGGGTGAATTCCTGA